The following proteins come from a genomic window of Flavobacteriales bacterium:
- a CDS encoding DUF4249 family protein yields MKTLKNIFLFLSVLALSGGCESNIDLELADYEAKISVEGYITTGKPARIHLTRNIEFLGTIDLTNYEDFIIEDALIVVSNGIVRDTCEFDVAPGYLPPVAYFGTQIIGQENQRYDLEVYIDGKLLTASTYIPKVNSLDSLWWKADDVHLETGDSVGPIHYQYSDPDTLGNYHRLYYQRIGIDEIPFATSGATRTDRLVNGLTYESTVYRSRTYAERYVPEESESVPDQFRFVPGQAVILYWDAISSTTYEFWQSTRNNEASDAFSPSQNVASNINGGLGIWGGYAESIDTVYIP; encoded by the coding sequence ATGAAAACGCTTAAGAATATATTCCTCTTTCTTTCTGTTCTCGCCCTCTCGGGCGGATGCGAGAGTAACATCGATTTGGAGCTGGCCGATTACGAAGCAAAGATCAGTGTCGAAGGTTACATCACCACTGGTAAACCGGCCCGTATTCACCTGACGCGGAATATCGAATTTCTCGGCACCATCGATCTCACCAATTACGAAGATTTCATCATCGAAGATGCCCTAATCGTGGTCTCAAACGGGATCGTTCGCGATACCTGTGAATTTGATGTAGCCCCAGGCTACCTGCCTCCTGTCGCCTACTTCGGAACTCAGATCATCGGCCAGGAAAATCAGCGCTACGATCTCGAGGTCTATATCGATGGAAAACTGCTCACCGCATCTACTTATATTCCAAAAGTGAATTCGCTCGATTCGCTTTGGTGGAAAGCCGATGACGTTCACCTTGAAACAGGAGACAGCGTTGGCCCGATCCACTACCAATACAGCGACCCCGATACCTTGGGAAACTACCACCGATTGTACTACCAACGCATCGGCATCGACGAAATCCCATTTGCTACCAGCGGAGCTACCCGGACCGATAGGCTCGTAAATGGGCTCACATATGAATCAACAGTGTATCGATCGCGTACCTACGCCGAGCGCTATGTGCCCGAAGAAAGCGAATCGGTTCCGGATCAATTCCGCTTTGTTCCGGGTCAAGCGGTCATTCTGTACTGGGACGCCATTTCTTCTACCACTTATGAGTTTTGGCAAAGCACGCGCAATAACGAGGCTAGCGACGCCTTTAGCCCATCCCAGAACGTAGCCTCCAACATCAATGGCGGACTTGGGATCTGGGGCGGTTATGCGGAGTCCATCGACACTGTTTATATCCCATAA
- the trxB gene encoding thioredoxin-disulfide reductase, with product MSNGIEKLDCVIIGSGPAGYTAAIYAARADLKPVMIQGMEPGGQLTTTTEVENFPGYPDGITGPAMMEELKAQAERFGTDVRWGMVTKVEFSEEAGDYHKLWVDSKTEIQARTVIISTGASAKYLGLESEKTYAGSGVSACAVCDGFFYKGLDVAIVGGGDTAAEEATYLAKLCKHVHMLVRRNELRASKAMQHRVFNTENITVHWNTEAEEIFGDGVVEGVRIVNNETSEKSELAIQGFFVAIGHKPNTDIFKGQLEMDNVGYLIVKSGSTKTIKPGVFASGDTMDKVYRQAVTAAGTGCMAALDAERYLAEHEIVSETVEEVTN from the coding sequence ATGAGCAACGGAATAGAAAAACTGGACTGCGTCATTATCGGATCGGGTCCTGCGGGCTATACGGCAGCGATCTATGCTGCACGTGCAGACCTTAAACCGGTCATGATTCAGGGAATGGAACCTGGAGGTCAATTGACCACAACGACGGAGGTCGAGAACTTCCCGGGATACCCGGACGGAATCACCGGTCCGGCCATGATGGAAGAACTTAAGGCTCAAGCTGAGCGCTTTGGTACCGATGTCCGCTGGGGTATGGTCACCAAGGTCGAGTTCAGCGAAGAGGCCGGAGATTACCACAAGCTTTGGGTCGATAGCAAGACCGAGATTCAAGCCAGAACCGTGATCATTTCAACCGGAGCAAGTGCCAAGTACCTCGGACTAGAGTCTGAAAAGACCTATGCAGGTAGCGGAGTCAGTGCTTGTGCGGTATGCGACGGATTTTTCTACAAGGGATTGGACGTGGCCATCGTAGGTGGTGGTGACACTGCCGCAGAAGAAGCTACGTACCTCGCAAAGCTTTGTAAGCACGTTCATATGTTGGTACGCCGCAACGAATTGCGCGCTTCAAAAGCGATGCAGCACCGGGTTTTCAATACAGAAAACATCACCGTGCACTGGAATACAGAAGCCGAAGAGATCTTCGGTGATGGAGTAGTCGAAGGAGTTCGTATCGTGAACAACGAAACCAGCGAAAAATCAGAACTGGCCATTCAAGGGTTTTTCGTAGCAATCGGCCACAAGCCGAATACAGACATCTTCAAAGGACAACTCGAAATGGACAATGTCGGCTACCTCATCGTTAAGTCGGGAAGCACCAAGACCATTAAACCTGGAGTTTTTGCTTCTGGTGATACTATGGACAAAGTGTACCGCCAGGCAGTAACCGCGGCCGGAACAGGATGTATGGCAGCTCTCGATGCAGAGCGATATTTGGCCGAACACGAGATCGTGTCGGAAACCGTAGAAGAAGTGACGAACTGA
- a CDS encoding Smr/MutS family protein, with translation MEIKKGMRVALIDDVLEGTVTEVRGNLVTFKTDDGFKEEAWSHELVVDSGETYDITRVTDEDELPKLIREKEGEPKKKPISKRHSRLSRKVDMEVDLHIHQLVDIERGLNSHDKLRIQVEHFERKMHFALQNNLHRVVFIHGVGAGVLKHEICRLLDEVYHLEHFDAAFQKYGFGATEVLL, from the coding sequence ATGGAAATCAAAAAGGGGATGCGTGTGGCTTTGATCGACGACGTACTCGAAGGTACGGTGACCGAAGTGCGTGGTAACCTCGTTACCTTTAAGACGGATGACGGATTCAAGGAAGAGGCCTGGAGCCATGAATTGGTGGTTGATAGCGGGGAAACCTACGATATCACTCGGGTGACCGATGAAGACGAGTTGCCGAAGTTGATTCGCGAAAAAGAAGGGGAGCCGAAGAAAAAGCCGATCTCGAAGAGACACAGCCGACTTTCGCGCAAGGTCGATATGGAAGTGGACCTGCACATTCATCAACTGGTCGACATTGAGCGCGGTCTCAACTCACACGATAAACTGCGTATTCAGGTAGAGCACTTTGAACGCAAGATGCATTTCGCCCTGCAGAATAATCTGCATCGCGTGGTTTTTATACACGGAGTTGGAGCGGGTGTGTTAAAACACGAAATTTGTAGGCTGTTGGATGAAGTCTATCATCTGGAGCATTTCGACGCGGCATTCCAGAAGTACGGCTTCGGGGCAACGGAAGTTCTTTTATAA
- a CDS encoding glutaminyl-peptide cyclotransferase, whose product MRRIVPFVTILLLVACQSDPKSTGDSPSKIEKLPTLFRLVSEGSAPLLNQGDTVVINVEVVDHSFDIGEWQWTVNGLPTAGSGTGLLWFSADQKLGEYAFTLTGKTAYGQAQSKTLIKEIAAAQEPDQYTYELVRTLPHDPNAYTQGLYLHDGVFYEGTGLKGQSSLREVEVETGKIVRSHSIPARFFGEGITVKDDKLYQLTWQGKTGFVYDLETLKPIEEFNYNTEGWGLTHNDTALFMSNGSHRIYILDPQTMTEIGVLQVYNERARMINLNELEWINGEIWANVYGTGYICRIDPKTGAVTGIVDFTQIFDRRSYPRRTDVFNGIAYDESTGNLFVTGKLWPNVFEVRIVPQGT is encoded by the coding sequence ATGCGCCGAATCGTTCCCTTTGTCACCATATTGCTCCTCGTCGCTTGCCAATCAGACCCGAAATCAACGGGTGATAGCCCGTCAAAGATCGAAAAGCTCCCTACCCTATTTCGCCTCGTATCAGAAGGTTCCGCTCCGCTATTAAATCAAGGCGATACCGTGGTCATAAACGTCGAGGTCGTAGATCATAGCTTCGATATCGGTGAATGGCAATGGACAGTTAACGGGCTGCCTACGGCAGGAAGCGGAACCGGGCTCCTCTGGTTCAGCGCTGACCAAAAGCTTGGGGAGTACGCGTTTACTCTGACCGGTAAAACAGCGTATGGCCAAGCACAAAGCAAGACCTTGATCAAGGAGATCGCAGCTGCTCAGGAGCCCGATCAATACACCTACGAGTTGGTTCGTACCCTTCCGCACGACCCCAATGCCTACACTCAGGGATTGTATCTACACGATGGAGTTTTCTACGAGGGTACCGGACTCAAGGGTCAATCGAGCCTTCGTGAAGTAGAAGTCGAAACGGGCAAGATCGTTCGCAGTCACAGTATTCCGGCCCGTTTTTTCGGAGAAGGCATCACGGTAAAGGATGACAAGCTCTATCAGCTCACCTGGCAAGGGAAGACCGGATTCGTATACGACCTCGAAACCTTGAAACCCATAGAGGAGTTCAATTACAATACCGAAGGATGGGGACTTACGCACAATGATACGGCACTGTTCATGAGCAATGGAAGTCACCGCATCTACATCCTCGATCCGCAAACTATGACCGAGATCGGTGTGTTGCAAGTATACAATGAGCGAGCGCGGATGATCAACCTCAACGAATTAGAGTGGATCAACGGTGAAATCTGGGCCAATGTGTACGGCACGGGATATATCTGCCGGATAGACCCCAAAACCGGAGCGGTGACCGGAATCGTTGATTTTACGCAGATATTCGACCGAAGATCATACCCACGACGTACCGATGTATTCAACGGTATAGCTTATGATGAGTCGACCGGGAATTTATTCGTCACGGGGAAATTATGGCCCAACGTGTTTGAGGTACGCATCGTGCCACAAGGCACATAG
- the rocD gene encoding ornithine--oxo-acid transaminase, protein MENVATDTKAKQYIDLENRHGAHNYHPLPVVLSRGEGVYVWDVDGKKYFDFLSSYSAVNQGHCHPHIINALKEQASTLTLTSRAFYNYVLGPYEKFATEYFGYDKLLPMNTGAEAVETAIKIARKWAYEKKGIEPNQAKIIVAENNFHGRTTTIISFSSDPEARGNFGPYTGGFIRIPYNDLDALREALQDEHVAGFLVEPIQGEAGVMVPTPGYMAKAAKMCQEANVLLIDDEIQTGIARTGALLAVCGECDCGARCEQKYEYKPDILILGKALSGGVYPVSAVLADNAVMQVITPGTHGSTFGGNPLGAQVAIAALEVVENEKLAENARRLGKLFRVEMNKFIEKTDLVRLVRGRGLLNAIVINDHQDSNTAWNICLKLRDNGLLAKPTHGNIIRFAPPLVMTEEELMECVEIITSTIRAYEAEEE, encoded by the coding sequence ATGGAAAACGTAGCCACAGATACCAAAGCCAAGCAGTATATCGATCTCGAAAACCGACACGGAGCGCACAACTATCATCCGCTCCCGGTAGTTTTGAGCCGCGGTGAAGGGGTGTACGTTTGGGACGTCGACGGCAAAAAGTACTTCGATTTTTTATCGAGCTATTCGGCCGTAAACCAAGGGCACTGCCACCCACACATCATCAATGCGCTCAAGGAACAGGCCAGCACTTTGACCTTGACCTCTCGCGCTTTTTATAACTACGTTTTGGGCCCTTACGAGAAATTCGCCACAGAGTATTTCGGGTACGACAAGCTTTTGCCCATGAATACAGGCGCCGAAGCCGTTGAAACAGCCATCAAGATCGCACGTAAATGGGCGTACGAGAAAAAGGGCATCGAGCCAAATCAGGCCAAGATCATCGTAGCGGAGAACAACTTCCACGGGCGAACGACCACCATTATCAGTTTTAGTAGTGACCCCGAGGCGCGTGGGAATTTTGGCCCGTATACGGGCGGATTCATACGTATACCCTACAACGATCTAGATGCGCTCCGCGAAGCCCTGCAAGATGAGCACGTGGCCGGATTCCTGGTTGAACCGATTCAAGGAGAAGCGGGTGTTATGGTTCCAACTCCAGGTTATATGGCCAAAGCAGCGAAGATGTGTCAGGAAGCTAACGTCTTGTTGATCGACGATGAAATTCAAACGGGTATTGCACGTACCGGAGCGCTTTTAGCCGTTTGTGGCGAGTGCGATTGTGGCGCTCGATGTGAACAGAAGTACGAATACAAGCCCGATATCTTGATCTTGGGAAAAGCCCTGAGTGGTGGGGTTTATCCGGTTTCGGCCGTCTTGGCAGATAATGCTGTGATGCAGGTGATCACCCCGGGAACCCACGGCTCAACCTTTGGTGGAAACCCACTTGGAGCCCAAGTGGCCATTGCCGCCCTTGAGGTCGTGGAAAACGAGAAATTAGCAGAAAACGCTCGCCGTCTCGGTAAACTCTTCCGGGTAGAGATGAACAAATTCATTGAAAAGACCGACCTGGTTCGGTTGGTACGCGGACGTGGGTTGTTGAACGCCATTGTGATCAACGACCACCAAGACAGCAATACTGCTTGGAATATCTGTTTGAAACTTCGCGACAATGGTTTGCTTGCGAAACCCACTCATGGAAATATCATTCGATTTGCTCCTCCGCTCGTGATGACCGAGGAGGAGCTTATGGAATGTGTTGAGATCATCACGAGCACTATTAGAGCATACGAAGCCGAAGAAGAGTGA
- a CDS encoding acyl carrier protein phosphodiesterase, producing the protein MNYLAHLYLSGDEDLVAIGNFCGDAIRRSQLKGIPERMAVGVELHWMIDEFTDHHPVVERSKERLRPIYQKYASVLADIYYDHYLALHWDQYCPTPLADYAQDQYALMRANRDLLPKRIQHMLPYMERYDWLTNYALLEGIDRVLHGMGRRAKFESRMEEGVRELKAMHGEFEQDFFEFFPLLQKACAEYLS; encoded by the coding sequence GTGAATTACCTCGCCCACCTGTACTTGAGTGGAGATGAGGACCTTGTGGCTATCGGCAACTTTTGTGGCGATGCGATTCGAAGAAGTCAGTTAAAAGGCATTCCGGAGCGAATGGCCGTTGGTGTTGAACTTCATTGGATGATCGACGAATTCACCGATCATCATCCCGTAGTAGAGAGATCCAAGGAGCGTCTTCGGCCCATTTACCAAAAATACGCATCGGTATTGGCAGACATCTACTACGATCACTATTTAGCACTCCATTGGGATCAATACTGCCCTACGCCACTGGCAGACTATGCTCAGGATCAATATGCCTTGATGAGGGCGAACCGGGATCTACTTCCCAAGCGAATTCAGCATATGTTGCCCTATATGGAGCGGTACGACTGGCTAACGAACTACGCTCTCCTTGAAGGAATTGATCGCGTTCTACATGGAATGGGCCGGAGAGCTAAGTTCGAGTCGCGAATGGAAGAAGGAGTACGCGAGCTCAAAGCCATGCACGGCGAATTCGAACAGGATTTCTTTGAGTTCTTCCCGTTGCTTCAAAAAGCATGTGCCGAATACCTTTCCTAA
- a CDS encoding MBL fold metallo-hydrolase: protein MRRFLKILKRMLYAVIAIVILPTLGVFIFVRTAPQIGRAPSGEHLERISRSPNHADGSFHNLIETHMGSFGEMMGTMPEFLFGKGQSPQDSLPVQFDEQANTIDSLCQVTWYGHSAFLIEMHDMRILIDPILGPKASPVSFGSKRFPNKEPIPLDELTDIDAVILSHDHYDHLDYPTIKKLDGEIAHFYTALGVGSHLKHWGISEDRITELDWWDSASAGPIDLIACPARHFSGRGVTDRNKTQWASWVIKSEDHNIYFSGDGGYGPHFKEIGDQYGPFDFAMLECGQYNEAWEAIHMMPEQSVQAGLDVQAKLSMPIHWGAFKLSIHSWTEPIERFKAAAQENNLPVIHPLIGERFAIGVDYPRSEWWAY from the coding sequence ATGAGACGATTCCTCAAGATCCTAAAACGCATGCTTTACGCCGTAATCGCCATTGTTATTCTGCCCACCCTGGGCGTTTTCATCTTTGTGAGGACTGCTCCTCAGATCGGCCGCGCTCCTTCAGGTGAACATCTCGAACGAATTTCTAGATCACCAAACCACGCCGATGGTTCGTTTCATAACCTCATTGAAACGCACATGGGCTCTTTCGGTGAAATGATGGGAACCATGCCCGAATTCCTCTTCGGTAAAGGACAAAGTCCGCAAGACTCACTTCCCGTTCAATTCGACGAACAAGCGAACACCATTGACAGCCTTTGCCAAGTCACCTGGTACGGACATTCTGCTTTCCTCATCGAAATGCACGATATGCGCATCCTCATAGATCCGATACTCGGGCCAAAGGCCTCTCCGGTTTCTTTTGGAAGCAAGCGCTTTCCTAATAAAGAACCCATTCCACTCGACGAACTCACCGATATCGATGCCGTGATCTTATCTCATGATCATTACGACCATTTAGATTATCCAACCATTAAGAAACTCGATGGCGAAATTGCGCATTTCTATACCGCACTCGGTGTGGGTTCGCATTTGAAACACTGGGGAATCTCAGAGGATCGTATCACGGAACTCGATTGGTGGGATTCGGCTTCGGCCGGACCTATCGACCTCATCGCTTGTCCGGCGCGCCATTTCTCGGGTAGGGGAGTGACCGATCGAAATAAGACCCAGTGGGCCAGTTGGGTCATAAAATCCGAAGACCACAACATCTATTTCAGTGGCGATGGAGGTTACGGGCCTCATTTTAAAGAGATCGGCGATCAATACGGTCCTTTCGACTTTGCCATGCTCGAATGCGGTCAATACAATGAAGCGTGGGAAGCCATTCACATGATGCCGGAGCAGAGTGTTCAGGCCGGATTAGATGTACAGGCGAAATTGTCGATGCCCATTCACTGGGGTGCATTCAAGTTATCGATCCACAGCTGGACCGAACCCATTGAGCGGTTCAAAGCAGCAGCGCAGGAGAACAATTTACCTGTGATCCATCCACTGATCGGTGAACGATTTGCCATTGGGGTCGATTACCCTCGATCCGAGTGGTGGGCCTATTAG
- the rlmD gene encoding 23S rRNA (uracil(1939)-C(5))-methyltransferase RlmD → MARNRRPKPLFESIEVLRAGSKGKSIAQAPDGKTIMLTGAVPGDVVDLQVTRKKRSYYEAQTTAIHKYSEARVEAPCQHFGVCGGCKWQNVAYENQLEWKEREVLDHLKRIGHLELPEGKTHAIMGSGEQFYYRNKLEFGFSSQRWLSRAEMAGGKTFDDRRAVGFHIPGMWDKILDIEHCHLQPEPSNKLRNAIREFALKNDYSFFNPYEQTGLLRTMMIRTATTGEVMLAIQFGEEDTSRREALLEFVKNEFPDLTSLMWAVNTKGNDAWYDLNVQCYHGRAFIYEEMPRFEGDTEPLRFKIGPKTFYQTNPEQAYHLYERAREMADLQGDELVYDLYTGTGTIAQFVAHKAKHVVGVEAIEEAIVAAREHAALNGIDNVEFHVGDMRKVLTSEFVVEHGAPDVVVTDPSRDGMHPKVVETILEARPRKLVYVSCNSATQARDLELLKEAYDLIEVQPVDMFPHTHHVENIVSLKLKS, encoded by the coding sequence ATGGCTCGAAACAGAAGACCCAAACCATTATTTGAATCGATCGAAGTCCTGCGCGCAGGATCGAAAGGAAAGAGTATTGCCCAGGCTCCCGATGGAAAAACCATCATGCTTACGGGGGCGGTACCCGGTGATGTCGTGGACTTACAAGTAACACGCAAGAAGCGCAGCTACTATGAGGCGCAGACGACTGCGATTCACAAATACTCAGAAGCTCGTGTGGAAGCACCATGTCAGCATTTTGGCGTGTGCGGAGGATGCAAATGGCAAAACGTAGCGTATGAGAATCAGCTCGAGTGGAAGGAACGCGAGGTGCTCGATCACTTAAAGCGTATCGGGCACCTTGAATTGCCCGAGGGCAAAACGCATGCGATCATGGGATCGGGCGAACAGTTCTATTACAGAAACAAGCTCGAATTCGGTTTCAGCTCGCAGCGATGGTTGAGTCGGGCCGAGATGGCCGGCGGCAAGACCTTTGATGATCGCCGAGCGGTCGGATTCCACATCCCCGGGATGTGGGATAAGATCCTCGATATTGAGCATTGTCATCTACAGCCCGAGCCCAGTAATAAGCTTCGGAATGCGATCAGGGAATTCGCGTTAAAAAACGACTACAGTTTTTTCAATCCATATGAACAAACCGGATTGCTTCGAACGATGATGATCAGAACCGCTACTACGGGGGAGGTCATGTTAGCGATTCAGTTTGGCGAAGAGGACACATCGCGCCGAGAGGCGCTGCTCGAATTCGTTAAAAATGAATTCCCTGATCTGACCAGTCTTATGTGGGCGGTCAATACCAAAGGGAACGATGCCTGGTATGATCTAAACGTTCAGTGCTACCACGGCCGTGCGTTCATTTACGAAGAGATGCCTCGTTTCGAGGGCGATACCGAGCCATTGAGATTCAAGATCGGACCGAAGACCTTTTATCAGACGAACCCTGAGCAGGCCTATCACTTGTACGAGCGCGCTCGGGAAATGGCCGATTTACAGGGAGATGAATTGGTATATGATCTGTATACGGGAACGGGTACCATCGCGCAGTTCGTTGCGCATAAAGCAAAGCATGTCGTAGGTGTTGAAGCCATAGAGGAAGCCATTGTTGCGGCGCGAGAGCACGCCGCGTTGAATGGCATCGACAATGTGGAATTCCACGTTGGAGACATGCGCAAAGTGCTGACCTCGGAATTCGTGGTGGAACACGGTGCTCCGGATGTTGTGGTTACCGATCCGTCTCGAGACGGGATGCACCCGAAGGTAGTAGAGACCATTTTAGAAGCGCGACCGAGGAAGCTCGTTTATGTGAGCTGTAACTCGGCTACACAAGCGCGCGATCTTGAGCTTTTGAAAGAGGCATATGATCTCATTGAGGTTCAGCCCGTTGATATGTTTCCGCATACCCACCACGTTGAAAATATCGTGTCATTAAAACTGAAGTCATGA
- a CDS encoding SAM-dependent methyltransferase has product MTPEELNAEFWNEPYIHNQMGWDIGEASRPLKEFLDRWPDKNAKILIPGAGNAYEAEYAWNTGYEHIHVLDLSEQALRGFHKRVPGFPTAHLIQQNFFDHREQYDLILEQTFFCALHPDQREKYARQMAKLLPGGGHLSGVLFNVPLNDDRPPFGGHESAYRTYFEDDFEFLSWEPCGNSIVPRAGREWFMHLQRK; this is encoded by the coding sequence ATGACACCCGAGGAACTGAATGCGGAATTTTGGAATGAGCCATATATCCACAATCAGATGGGTTGGGATATAGGCGAAGCCAGCAGGCCGTTGAAGGAATTCCTGGATCGTTGGCCCGACAAGAACGCCAAGATCTTGATTCCCGGAGCGGGGAATGCGTACGAAGCAGAATATGCTTGGAACACGGGTTACGAGCACATTCATGTACTCGACCTCAGTGAGCAGGCCTTGCGAGGATTTCATAAGCGCGTTCCCGGCTTTCCGACCGCGCATCTGATTCAGCAGAATTTCTTCGATCATAGGGAGCAGTATGACTTGATCTTGGAGCAGACCTTCTTTTGTGCGCTTCATCCGGATCAACGCGAGAAGTATGCTCGACAAATGGCAAAGCTGTTACCTGGTGGAGGTCATTTATCGGGTGTTTTATTCAACGTTCCTTTGAACGATGATCGCCCTCCATTTGGCGGACACGAGAGCGCATACAGAACTTATTTTGAGGATGACTTTGAGTTTTTGTCGTGGGAGCCTTGTGGAAACAGCATTGTGCCACGAGCCGGACGAGAATGGTTCATGCACCTTCAAAGGAAGTAG
- a CDS encoding phosphoribosyltransferase: MAAEERTLILNHLQIEQRIIRMAWEIYENHYDDEEIVIAGIAERGFKVAKRVSVLLAKITDIKITLAELKLSKENPMGEDIRLSILPADYTDKTVILVDDVLNSGRTLMYGAKYFLTTPFKSLDILVLVDRGHNRFPIQATYAGMKLSTTLQEHVSVEFGKEDAVYLE; this comes from the coding sequence ATGGCGGCAGAAGAACGCACACTGATTTTGAATCACCTGCAAATTGAGCAGCGCATCATTCGAATGGCCTGGGAGATCTATGAGAATCACTATGATGACGAGGAGATCGTTATAGCGGGCATAGCTGAGCGCGGGTTCAAGGTAGCCAAAAGGGTCAGTGTATTGTTGGCCAAGATCACGGACATCAAGATCACCTTGGCCGAGTTGAAGTTGAGCAAGGAAAATCCCATGGGCGAGGATATTCGCCTAAGTATTTTGCCAGCGGATTATACGGATAAGACTGTGATTCTGGTCGACGACGTCCTCAATTCAGGTCGCACCCTCATGTATGGAGCTAAGTATTTCTTGACCACGCCGTTTAAGTCGCTCGATATTTTGGTTTTAGTTGATCGTGGACACAATCGCTTCCCTATTCAGGCTACTTATGCCGGAATGAAGCTCAGCACTACCTTGCAAGAGCATGTGAGTGTTGAGTTTGGGAAAGAAGATGCGGTGTACCTTGAATAG
- a CDS encoding T9SS type A sorting domain-containing protein — protein sequence MRKGQISINFKAVHTNLIQSDFAEFDVHPLTHFVDPDGDQLKEIYIDQFEVGQLGGFIHHNTSCNAAINFSEVQACSFYIDPDGVYHSSSGTYNGNFVASNGCDSIVRIDFSIHSAETTITQIDSLIAVNELSGLSYQWYDCSSNSPIAGETNDTLIAPYTGSFSAFVQTDSCSFYTPCAYFGYTENDELISTSGVSIHPNPANSKVQVRCEKKTVWDLSVYSSTGRKRMERSFTGECSVNVEHWSTGVYYFHFFSEVEGSFYQKVVVR from the coding sequence GTGAGAAAAGGTCAAATATCTATCAACTTCAAAGCGGTTCATACCAACCTAATTCAAAGCGACTTTGCTGAATTTGATGTTCATCCATTAACACATTTTGTAGATCCGGATGGAGATCAATTAAAAGAGATTTATATCGATCAGTTCGAGGTGGGACAGTTGGGAGGTTTTATTCACCACAACACCTCTTGCAATGCGGCGATTAATTTCTCAGAAGTACAAGCATGTAGTTTCTACATTGACCCCGACGGTGTCTACCACAGTTCGTCAGGTACGTACAATGGAAATTTCGTGGCATCGAACGGATGCGACTCCATAGTTCGGATTGACTTCAGTATACATTCTGCGGAAACCACCATAACTCAAATAGATTCCTTGATTGCTGTAAATGAACTGAGTGGATTGAGTTATCAGTGGTACGATTGCAGTTCGAATTCACCCATAGCTGGAGAAACGAACGACACCCTTATCGCACCGTATACGGGTAGTTTTAGTGCATTTGTTCAAACCGATAGCTGTAGCTTTTACACGCCATGTGCGTATTTCGGCTACACTGAAAATGATGAATTAATTAGTACTAGTGGAGTAAGCATTCATCCAAATCCTGCCAATTCCAAGGTCCAAGTTCGATGTGAGAAGAAAACCGTATGGGACCTTTCAGTCTACAGTTCAACCGGTAGAAAACGAATGGAGCGGTCCTTTACAGGAGAGTGCTCCGTAAATGTCGAACATTGGTCTACAGGTGTGTATTATTTTCACTTCTTTAGTGAAGTTGAAGGTAGCTTTTATCAAAAGGTAGTGGTTCGGTAA
- a CDS encoding VCBS repeat-containing protein, whose translation MNNDGLFDYISWGGGNGGQKYRVYIRVNGPPWLISEVIDSIGWRHGAMDFVDWDDNGDMDFLAMGHFQPYSPAYQSVVFLNDGTAHFTPNVVTSTIEPLVNGSLDFVDLNNDGALELITIGFTSLSKGEKRSNIYQLQSGSYQPNSKRLC comes from the coding sequence TTGAATAATGACGGACTGTTCGACTACATTTCGTGGGGTGGAGGAAATGGTGGTCAAAAGTACCGGGTCTATATTCGTGTTAATGGCCCGCCTTGGCTCATAAGTGAGGTTATTGACTCCATTGGATGGCGACATGGAGCTATGGACTTTGTCGATTGGGACGACAATGGTGATATGGATTTTTTAGCCATGGGTCATTTCCAGCCGTATAGCCCTGCCTACCAATCGGTAGTATTTTTGAATGACGGCACGGCTCATTTTACCCCAAACGTTGTGACAAGCACAATTGAACCACTTGTCAATGGGTCTCTCGATTTTGTCGATCTTAACAATGACGGAGCCCTAGAACTCATAACCATAGGGTTTACAAGTCTATCCAAGGGTGAGAAAAGGTCAAATATCTATCAACTTCAAAGCGGTTCATACCAACCTAATTCAAAGCGACTTTGCTGA